CTGTTGCTGGACCGCCGCGTGGCATCTGCCCCGCGGCGGTCTTTTCTTTGCGTGCCGCTCCCCGTTACGCTTCCATGGTTGCAATCGCGTGTGGGTTTGATAAGTTTTGCACTACGGCAATCGCCCCGACCCGATGCGTTTCGCGCTCTTTTTTTCGCGACATTGCGCTGCTAGGGCTGCCGCCCCGATAGCCTTTCCCCGAGCGGTCGCCCCCTTCGGGACGCTCCATCCAATTTTCACTTCCGGGAGAAACTACGCATGTCGATGTTCATTGGCGAAGCGCTCGCCGGCGATGGTAACGAAATCGCCCACATTGATCTCATGATCGGTTCCAAAACCGGTCCCGTCGGCGCCGCGTTCGCCAGCGCCCTATCGACCCAAACCGCTGGCCACTCGAACTTGCTGGCCGTGCTCGAACCGAATCTGCTGGTCAAACCGGCGACGGTCACGATCACCAAGGTCACCATCAAAGGCGCCAAGCAAGCGACCCAGATGTTTGGCCCGGCCCAAGCGGCTGTCGCCAAAGCGGTCGCTGATTCGGTCGAAGCTGGTATTATCCCGAAAGATCAGTGCGAAGATCTCGTGATTGTTTGCGGCGTCTTCATTCACTGGGAAGCGGACGACGACAAGAAAATCTTCGAGTACAACTACGAAGCCACCAAGGCGGCGATCGCCGGCGCCATGGGCGGCAAACCGACTATCGACGAAGTCTTGGCCGGCAAAGAAAAAGCGGCCCACCCGTTCCGCGGCTTCTAAGTCGCCAGACGACGCTTTTGCTCTTTCGACAACTTCAGAAAACCGTCCTTCCCGGGCGGTTTTCTTTTTTGCCCACTTCGTGAGTTCTGCGCATGTCGACCTCCAAAGTTTTATTGCAGCTTGATCCTGACCCGCAAATCAGCACCTTCGACAGCGTTGTCGCCGTTGACTCCGGCGTCGATCAACTCTTTCGACACGGCGCAGTCAGCGCCGCGCAAGTTCGTGATCTAGTCTACGGCTTGATCTTTACGCGCTCGCCGGCCGAGTTGAAAAACTCGGCGATCTTCATCGGCGGCAGCGACGTGGCGCAGGCCGAAACGTTGCTGTCGGCTGCCGTCGGCAGCTTCTTCGGACCGATGCGCGTCTCGATCTTATTTGATCCCAACGGCGCCAACACCACCGCCGCAGCAGCCGTCTTGGCCGCCGGCAGACATCTTCAACTAGCCGGGGCCGAGACTCTCGTCTTGGCGGGAACCGGTCCGGTAGGACAACGGGCGGCGCGACTCTTGGCCCGGCAAGGCGCGCATGTGCGTATCGCCTCGCGGCGACTTGAAAAAGCGACCAACGTCTGCGAGAGCCTGCAAGCCGATGTCGCGGAAGGCGCCTTCCAACCGTTCGCCGTCAGCGATGACGAAAGCCTACAAGCGGCCCTGCGCGGCGTCGCCGTCGTGATCGCCGCCGGCGCCGCTAACGTGCAACTCGCTGGTCAAGAAACCTTGCGACAAGCGGCTGACCTACAAGTATTGATTGATCTGAACGCCGCCCCACCGGTCGGTTTAGCAGGCGTCGATCCAATGGACAAAGCCGAGAATCGCGATGGGCGAATCTGCTATGGCGCCATCGGCGTCGGCGGAACCAAAATGAAAATCCATAAGCGAGCGCTGGCGCGGCTGTTTGAACAAAACGATTGGGTTCTGAACGCCGAAGAAGTCTACGCAATCGGGCGGACGCTCGAGTAACTGAGCCCGGCATAATCGGCAAGATCGCTACCATCTGACCTGACTGACGAAAATCGGGAAGACGCGGCGAGCATCGATCAGCCGACAACGTTACGATTGCCGATGCAGAGGAAAGTTGCACCAGCGCAACATTTTCTATCGCAGCAAGGCCGCTTCCTATGATTCGCACCCTCTTGGCATCTCTGACGCTTAGCATCGCTATGGTTGCGATCAGCCAGGCTGCTCCGCCGTCGTATTTGATCCTGACTCCGCAGAAGTCCAACGCCGCTCCGTACTACGGCCACTATTACCAGGGCTACGGCTATTCGGTCAGCACGCCGGCTTACAGTTACGGCTATTTCGGCGCCTGTTCGGCGCGCGACACATGGTCAGGTCACACCGGCTATCACAAAGAATACTTCGAGTGGCGAACGTACTAACGCCGAGTCGGAACGGTAGTTCACAACGCAGGTTTTAAAGGCGCCCTGTTGA
The nucleotide sequence above comes from Blastopirellula sp. J2-11. Encoded proteins:
- the fae gene encoding formaldehyde-activating enzyme codes for the protein MSMFIGEALAGDGNEIAHIDLMIGSKTGPVGAAFASALSTQTAGHSNLLAVLEPNLLVKPATVTITKVTIKGAKQATQMFGPAQAAVAKAVADSVEAGIIPKDQCEDLVIVCGVFIHWEADDDKKIFEYNYEATKAAIAGAMGGKPTIDEVLAGKEKAAHPFRGF
- a CDS encoding NADP-dependent methylenetetrahydromethanopterin/methylenetetrahydrofolate dehydrogenase, which translates into the protein MSTSKVLLQLDPDPQISTFDSVVAVDSGVDQLFRHGAVSAAQVRDLVYGLIFTRSPAELKNSAIFIGGSDVAQAETLLSAAVGSFFGPMRVSILFDPNGANTTAAAAVLAAGRHLQLAGAETLVLAGTGPVGQRAARLLARQGAHVRIASRRLEKATNVCESLQADVAEGAFQPFAVSDDESLQAALRGVAVVIAAGAANVQLAGQETLRQAADLQVLIDLNAAPPVGLAGVDPMDKAENRDGRICYGAIGVGGTKMKIHKRALARLFEQNDWVLNAEEVYAIGRTLE